One Pseudomonas sp. FP1742 genomic window carries:
- a CDS encoding sulfatase-like hydrolase/transferase, protein MIQYLKELLLVLYLFKSYDYYLERLDALGIGFPMLLYGGMFVVLTIALFMTAYIRQTLVRHLFALAMFGSAVFFDVYTHVTASYLTYSSFVSLVYSGGFVQEAASQYRDTIISAMVSGLLLLFGLGLKPRRRLPLPGALLVMAPVLGVLLLSVVLFVRAGEGARGLPIMYTPLAYLNLFTYEALHNTVGPRESVTLARIDQPVGYDIVLIIDESISGNYLDINTPFGVHSNLKDAHPGVDIFNYGYAASIANCSADTNVTLRYGGTRADYMRINTTLPSIWQYAKKAGLRTVYIDAQRTGGNLQNLMNAAEKQDIDEFVQFDQTSVRDRDMAAAAKLIDLLNDGTPELVVINKVGAHFPVHDKYPDAFMAYRPTLPRGHFVEVADTGKRDGFNGQPDDWVLYRNAYKNTVLWNVGEFFARVFTQADLHNALLIYTSDHGQDLHERGNPGLNTHCGSDPVEEEGVVPLVVISGSDLKTLDWQAQLPANKDRSSHYNIFPTLLQLMGYDLAGIEAVYGKPLSVSTEDDFTFNYRFNARLGAVPAWKYIDLNSIVTPGQVVPSVAVGQ, encoded by the coding sequence ATGATCCAATACCTCAAGGAACTGTTGCTGGTTCTGTATTTATTCAAGAGCTACGACTATTACCTCGAACGTCTCGACGCGCTGGGCATCGGCTTCCCGATGCTGCTGTATGGCGGGATGTTCGTGGTGCTGACGATCGCGCTGTTCATGACCGCGTACATCCGTCAGACCCTGGTCCGTCATTTGTTCGCGTTGGCAATGTTTGGCTCGGCGGTTTTCTTCGACGTGTATACGCACGTGACCGCCAGTTACCTGACCTACAGCAGTTTTGTGTCGCTGGTGTATTCCGGCGGCTTCGTCCAGGAAGCGGCTTCCCAGTACCGCGATACGATCATCAGCGCGATGGTCAGTGGCTTGTTGCTGTTGTTCGGTCTCGGCCTCAAGCCGCGTCGACGGCTGCCGTTGCCGGGGGCGCTATTAGTGATGGCGCCGGTGCTTGGCGTGTTGCTGCTCAGCGTCGTGCTATTCGTGCGGGCCGGCGAAGGCGCCCGTGGCTTGCCGATCATGTACACGCCGTTGGCCTATCTGAACCTGTTTACCTATGAAGCGCTGCACAACACCGTCGGCCCGCGCGAATCGGTGACCCTGGCGCGCATCGATCAGCCGGTGGGCTACGACATTGTGCTGATCATCGACGAGAGCATTTCCGGCAACTACCTGGACATCAACACGCCGTTCGGTGTGCACAGCAACCTCAAGGACGCGCACCCGGGCGTGGACATCTTCAATTACGGCTACGCCGCGTCCATCGCCAATTGCAGCGCCGACACCAACGTCACCTTGCGCTATGGCGGCACCCGCGCCGACTACATGCGGATCAACACCACGCTGCCGTCGATCTGGCAGTACGCGAAAAAGGCCGGGCTGCGTACGGTTTACATCGACGCCCAGCGTACTGGCGGCAACTTGCAGAACCTGATGAACGCTGCCGAGAAGCAGGACATCGATGAGTTTGTGCAATTCGACCAGACCAGCGTGCGCGACCGCGACATGGCGGCGGCGGCCAAGCTCATCGATCTGCTCAACGACGGCACGCCGGAGCTGGTGGTGATCAACAAGGTCGGCGCGCATTTTCCGGTGCACGACAAGTACCCGGACGCGTTCATGGCGTACCGCCCGACCTTGCCTCGGGGGCATTTTGTCGAGGTGGCGGACACGGGCAAACGCGATGGTTTCAACGGTCAGCCGGATGACTGGGTGCTGTACCGCAATGCCTACAAAAATACCGTGCTGTGGAATGTCGGCGAATTCTTCGCACGGGTTTTCACCCAGGCCGATTTGCACAATGCGCTGCTGATCTACACCTCGGACCATGGGCAGGATCTGCATGAGCGGGGCAATCCGGGGCTCAACACTCACTGCGGCAGTGATCCGGTGGAGGAGGAGGGAGTGGTGCCGTTGGTGGTGATTTCGGGCAGCGATTTGAAGACTCTGGACTGGCAGGCGCAATTGCCGGCCAACAAGGATCGCTCCAGTCACTACAATATTTTCCCGACGTTGCTGCAGTTGATGGGCTATGACCTGGCGGGGATCGAGGCGGTGTATGGCAAACCGTTGAGCGTTTCGACAGAGGACGATTTCACCTTTAACTATCGGTTCAATGCGCGGTTGGGCGCGGTGCCTGCGTGGAAGTACATTGACCTCAACAGCATTGTGACGCCGGGGCAGGTGGTGCCGAGTGTGGCGGTGGGGCAGTGA